The following proteins are co-located in the Microvirga ossetica genome:
- a CDS encoding P-II family nitrogen regulator has protein sequence MKKIEAIIKPFKLDEVKEALQEVGLQGITVIEAKGFGRQKGHTELYRGAEYVVDFLPKVKLEIVLNDEMAESAIEAIRKAAQTGRIGDGKIFVSTVEEAVRIRTGETGSDAI, from the coding sequence ATGAAGAAGATCGAAGCCATCATCAAGCCCTTCAAGCTCGATGAAGTCAAAGAAGCTCTCCAGGAAGTCGGCCTTCAGGGCATCACGGTCATCGAGGCCAAGGGATTCGGTCGCCAAAAAGGCCATACCGAGCTGTACCGCGGGGCGGAGTACGTCGTGGACTTCCTGCCCAAGGTGAAGCTCGAGATCGTCCTCAACGACGAGATGGCCGAGAGCGCGATCGAGGCCATTCGCAAAGCGGCCCAGACGGGGCGCATCGGCGACGGCAAGATTTTCGTTTCGACGGTCGAAGAGGCCGTTCGCATCCGCACGGGCGAGACCGGATCCGACGCGATCTAA
- a CDS encoding NAD(P)H-hydrate dehydratase — protein sequence MTAPELVLTPSEMKQSDVEAIACGLPGFELMRRAGRAVADSAEKLVSSGKRIAIVAGPGQNGGDGFIAAAILAERGHRVSLFLLGSQDRLRGDAAEAARGWAGPVAAAEEASFADAHLIVDALFGTGLARDLDGAARHVVDRMNGSGLPILAVDLPSGIDGDTGAVRGIAVKAARTVTFAARKPCHLLMPGRAHCGEVEVADIGIGREILAAKGGHLFANHPDLWLRALPQPGLSSHKYERGHTLVASGGATRTGAARLAARAALRIGSGLVTVASPPEALGVNAAHLTAVMLRGCDGPEGLHAILQDTRLNALVLGPALGVHAGTRAMVAVAVHARRHLVLDADALTSFEGLASELHGAFRHAPTVLTPHGGEFNRLFKGHADILDPESKIERARRAAAYPGAVIVLKGADTVIAAPDGRAAINENGTPYLATAGSGDTLCGLIAGLMAQNVPAFEAACAGVWIHAEAGRSFGPGLIAEDLADLVPGVLRELLK from the coding sequence ATGACAGCCCCTGAACTCGTTCTGACCCCCTCCGAAATGAAGCAGTCCGACGTTGAAGCCATCGCTTGCGGGCTTCCGGGGTTCGAGCTGATGCGCCGGGCAGGGCGCGCCGTAGCCGATTCTGCCGAAAAATTAGTCTCTTCCGGCAAGCGGATCGCGATTGTCGCCGGACCCGGTCAGAATGGCGGCGACGGCTTCATCGCGGCTGCGATCCTGGCCGAGCGGGGCCATCGCGTGTCCCTGTTCCTTCTCGGAAGCCAGGATCGCTTGAGGGGCGATGCAGCGGAAGCCGCGCGGGGCTGGGCCGGACCGGTCGCGGCTGCGGAAGAGGCATCTTTCGCCGATGCCCACCTGATCGTCGATGCGCTCTTCGGCACCGGCCTCGCCCGCGACCTCGACGGCGCGGCGCGCCATGTGGTCGACCGGATGAACGGATCGGGCCTGCCGATTCTCGCCGTCGATCTTCCCTCCGGCATCGACGGCGACACGGGAGCGGTGCGGGGCATCGCCGTCAAGGCGGCCCGCACCGTGACCTTCGCGGCGCGAAAGCCCTGCCACCTGCTCATGCCGGGGCGGGCGCATTGCGGCGAGGTCGAGGTGGCGGATATCGGCATCGGCCGGGAGATTCTGGCGGCCAAGGGCGGACACCTGTTTGCCAACCACCCGGATCTCTGGCTGCGGGCTCTGCCGCAGCCCGGGCTCTCGTCGCACAAATATGAGCGCGGCCATACCCTCGTCGCCTCCGGCGGAGCGACCCGGACCGGCGCGGCCCGGCTGGCGGCACGCGCTGCGCTCAGGATCGGCTCCGGCCTGGTGACGGTCGCCTCGCCGCCCGAGGCCCTCGGGGTCAACGCGGCGCATCTCACCGCGGTCATGCTGAGGGGATGCGACGGTCCGGAGGGGCTGCACGCCATCCTGCAGGACACGCGCCTGAACGCCCTCGTTCTGGGGCCGGCGCTCGGCGTCCATGCTGGCACGCGGGCGATGGTGGCCGTCGCGGTTCATGCAAGGCGGCATCTCGTCCTCGACGCCGATGCGCTGACCTCGTTCGAGGGGCTGGCATCGGAGCTCCATGGTGCCTTCCGCCATGCTCCCACGGTGCTGACGCCCCATGGCGGCGAGTTCAACCGATTGTTCAAGGGACATGCGGATATCCTTGATCCGGAATCGAAAATCGAGCGAGCGCGCCGCGCCGCCGCCTATCCCGGTGCCGTGATCGTGCTGAAGGGAGCGGACACGGTGATCGCCGCGCCCGACGGCCGGGCGGCAATCAACGAGAACGGCACGCCCTATCTGGCGACGGCGGGATCCGGCGATACGCTCTGCGGGCTCATCGCCGGGCTGATGGCGCAGAACGTGCCCGCCTTCGAGGCGGCCTGCGCCGGGGTCTGGATCCACGCCGAAGCCGGGCGGAGCTTTGGCCCCGGTCTCATCGCCGAGGACCTGGCCGATCTGGTGCCGGGCGTCCTGCGCGAATTGCTCAAGTAA
- a CDS encoding multicopper oxidase family protein, with protein MITRRAVTAGLAATLIGLPRPGRSQTSSGAVLTAKPAPMKLRADAAGDADVWSFDGSPSPVVKARQGEQLRLVLRNETPLPLSLHFHGVRGPNAMDGVGGLTQEPVATGKSHEYRFTPPDAGTFLIRPCVLGGSAEPLERGLSGLLIVEGPNPPQVDRDLALVIDDWRLNDDGSLAAFEKPAEAAPAGRLGSWLSVNGAATPQRIEAPPGGRLRLRLANACNARAMRLRFDRLKAYVIAIDGQPASGTFEPLRASLPFAPGTRYDLLVDLASEAGATGTVTAMIGDGMPLAEIVAAGEKRPALPDVAPLPPNPRLPDAIRLQNATRKDVTIKGDPKAPNAPWTFNGAVGKPSGVPLVKVKRGTPVVLTLVNQTALMQPLHLHGHCFRLLHALDDGWEPYFLDTVQVPENKTIRIAFVADNPGKWLLASTVMERFDAGLWTWIEVT; from the coding sequence ATGATCACCCGTCGCGCCGTCACCGCCGGTCTTGCCGCGACCCTGATCGGGCTGCCGCGGCCGGGCCGGTCGCAGACCTCGTCCGGCGCCGTACTGACGGCAAAGCCCGCGCCGATGAAGCTGCGCGCCGATGCGGCGGGCGACGCGGATGTGTGGAGCTTCGACGGTTCCCCCAGCCCCGTCGTGAAGGCGAGGCAGGGCGAGCAACTGCGGCTCGTGCTCCGCAACGAGACGCCCCTGCCCCTGTCGCTTCACTTTCACGGCGTGCGCGGCCCAAATGCCATGGACGGTGTCGGCGGGCTGACGCAGGAGCCGGTGGCCACGGGTAAAAGCCACGAATACCGCTTCACCCCGCCCGATGCCGGCACCTTTCTGATCCGGCCCTGCGTCCTCGGAGGCAGCGCGGAGCCGCTGGAGCGCGGGCTCTCGGGCCTGCTGATCGTCGAGGGGCCGAACCCGCCCCAGGTCGACCGCGACCTCGCTCTGGTGATCGACGACTGGCGCCTGAACGACGACGGTTCGCTCGCCGCGTTCGAGAAGCCGGCGGAGGCGGCTCCCGCCGGCCGCCTCGGAAGCTGGCTCAGCGTCAACGGCGCGGCGACGCCGCAGCGGATCGAGGCCCCACCCGGCGGACGCCTGCGCCTGCGCCTCGCCAATGCGTGCAATGCGCGGGCCATGCGCCTGCGCTTCGACAGGCTGAAAGCCTATGTGATCGCCATCGACGGACAGCCTGCTTCCGGCACCTTCGAGCCGCTGCGCGCCTCCCTGCCCTTCGCGCCCGGCACCCGTTACGACCTGCTTGTCGACCTGGCGTCGGAGGCCGGTGCGACGGGCACGGTGACGGCCATGATCGGCGACGGCATGCCGCTTGCCGAGATCGTCGCCGCCGGCGAGAAGCGCCCGGCCCTGCCGGATGTCGCCCCGCTTCCGCCGAACCCGCGTTTGCCTGACGCGATCAGGCTCCAGAACGCGACCCGCAAGGACGTGACGATCAAGGGCGATCCAAAAGCTCCAAACGCCCCCTGGACCTTCAACGGGGCGGTGGGCAAGCCGTCGGGTGTGCCGCTCGTCAAGGTGAAACGCGGCACACCCGTCGTGCTGACGCTCGTGAATCAGACCGCATTGATGCAACCCCTGCATCTGCATGGCCATTGCTTCCGGCTGCTGCACGCGCTCGACGACGGCTGGGAGCCTTACTTCCTCGACACGGTGCAGGTGCCCGAGAACAAGACGATCCGCATCGCCTTCGTCGCCGACAATCCGGGCAAGTGGCTTCTCGCCTCGACCGTGATGGAGCGGTTCGATGCCGGCCTGTGGACCTGGATCGAGGTTACTTGA
- the tig gene encoding trigger factor has translation MQVTETLSQGLKREFKVVLPATELEERLNSELSTLKDRVRINGFRPGKVPVGHLRKVYGRSVMADVLQNAVNEANRKIVEDNGLKLAHEPQVQFPESQDEVEKAMDAKGDLAFTVALEVLPVFELADLSDVSVKKPVAEISDVEVNESLERMAKQNRSFETKDGAAVDGDRVVVDFVGRIDGTEFEGGKGEDIRVELGSNTFIPGFEDQLLGLKAGDTKLVKVKFPENYLAPHLAGKDAEFDVTVKEVEAPGELKIDDEMAKGFGMESLDKLKDAIRDAIKRDFDAQSRRKVKKELLDALDAKYSFELPPTLVEQEFSAVWAQVVGDLKSNNRTFEDESTTEDEAKAEYRKIAERRVRLGLVLAQIGEKSDIKISDDEVTQALIERVRQYPGQERQVWEFYQKNPQALAEIRAPLFEEKVVDQILSQVKVDEETVSKDTLFSDEDEGGEKAGKGE, from the coding sequence ATGCAGGTGACGGAAACACTGTCCCAAGGCTTGAAGAGAGAGTTCAAGGTCGTGCTCCCGGCCACCGAGTTGGAAGAGCGCCTGAACAGCGAGCTGAGCACCCTGAAGGACCGCGTGCGGATCAACGGCTTCCGCCCGGGCAAGGTGCCGGTGGGCCACCTGCGCAAGGTCTATGGTCGCTCGGTGATGGCCGACGTGCTGCAGAACGCCGTCAACGAGGCCAACCGCAAGATCGTCGAGGATAACGGCCTGAAGCTCGCCCACGAGCCGCAGGTTCAGTTCCCCGAGAGCCAGGACGAGGTCGAGAAGGCCATGGACGCCAAGGGCGATCTGGCCTTCACCGTTGCCCTCGAGGTCCTGCCGGTCTTCGAGCTCGCCGACCTGTCCGACGTGTCGGTCAAGAAGCCGGTGGCGGAGATCTCCGACGTCGAGGTCAACGAATCCCTCGAGCGCATGGCGAAGCAGAACCGCTCCTTCGAGACGAAAGACGGCGCCGCTGTCGATGGCGACCGGGTCGTCGTGGACTTCGTCGGCCGCATCGACGGCACCGAGTTCGAAGGCGGCAAGGGCGAGGACATCCGGGTCGAGCTCGGCTCCAACACCTTCATCCCGGGCTTCGAGGACCAGCTTCTCGGCCTCAAGGCGGGCGACACCAAGCTCGTGAAGGTGAAGTTCCCCGAGAATTACCTGGCGCCTCATCTGGCCGGCAAGGATGCCGAGTTCGACGTGACCGTGAAGGAAGTCGAGGCTCCGGGCGAGCTGAAGATCGACGACGAGATGGCCAAGGGCTTCGGCATGGAGTCCCTGGACAAGCTCAAGGACGCGATCCGCGATGCCATCAAGCGCGATTTCGACGCCCAGTCCCGCCGCAAGGTGAAGAAGGAGCTCCTGGACGCCCTCGACGCCAAGTACAGCTTCGAACTGCCGCCGACCCTCGTCGAGCAGGAGTTCTCGGCCGTATGGGCGCAGGTCGTCGGCGACTTGAAGTCGAACAACCGCACCTTCGAAGACGAGAGCACCACCGAGGACGAGGCCAAGGCTGAGTACCGCAAGATCGCCGAGCGTCGCGTGCGTCTCGGTTTGGTCCTTGCGCAGATCGGTGAGAAGTCCGATATCAAGATTTCCGACGATGAGGTGACTCAGGCCCTGATCGAGCGGGTCCGCCAGTATCCCGGCCAGGAGCGTCAGGTTTGGGAGTTCTACCAGAAGAACCCGCAGGCCCTCGCTGAAATCCGGGCCCCTCTGTTCGAGGAGAAGGTCGTCGACCAGATCCTGTCCCAGGTGAAGGTGGACGAGGAGACCGTCTCCAAGGACACGCTCTTCAGCGACGAGGACGAGGGCGGAGAGAAAGCCGGCAAGGGCGAGTAA